Proteins from one Prosthecomicrobium sp. N25 genomic window:
- a CDS encoding serine/threonine-protein kinase has product MSAPPDSHTDRGEAAPPEALPPGTRLGDYQVVRFLGRGGFGITYEGRHAELGRRVAIKEFFVASAFDRRPDGTVTMASWAERTGYDRTIVEAMLERFIEEARKIATRFDHPGIVRGENFFRLNGTAYLVMSFVEGVPYGTALKRLAALGRRPDEAALRTVFEGVFDAVEYLHDANELHRDLKPDNIMIRHDGRPVIIDFGTSRTGLDRSSLTTAAFQSAGYTPPEQIAQDALAVMGRTTDIYALGATLYRAVTGEVPAAADARQFAYRPGGPGQDPYVPAAAALPPGVDYRPGFLLAIDRALSLDPRDRPQSIPEFRAALGWDSPAVPARAPARPPAAPEPATMPVVRKPAAGLAGRLVPALLVVVLMGATAAAALMVPPWLDRRADEAALAEAGFEVARLDPLLHGAATAAARTEVRRRLAVLAEEKAALEAAADDPARLRAVAAAPCEACAAKAAAEARLAALARDPPRTARPAPPPAAPAEPPAARTAGPEGNAPAPARQAATVPPAADGRPPPVAIPPLPAPPAPDALAKLKEAAAAGAASAQAELGRLFEQGLGVERNEAEAVRLYRLAAAQGDPAGQARLGDATRRGLGGLARDDKEAVRLFELAAAAQHPEAEHALGQAYERGAGGLVRSDAEALRLFRLAAAHGSAEAAARLGEASEFGQLGQRRNIEEAARYARLGAERGSGLAMGALGYYYERGIGGLPRDEVEAVRLYRAGAERNARNALNGLGSAYDSGLGGLPENDVEAVRLYRLAADQGLPAASANLGLHYQRGTGGLQKDEAEAVRLYRLAADRNSDTGRTYLGWAYELGIGGLPKDEKEAVRLYEIGARIGFRFAQFRLASAYERGIGGLFRNEAEAVRLYRLSAAQGNRAADAALTRLGWPRQ; this is encoded by the coding sequence ATGTCCGCTCCGCCCGACAGTCACACCGACCGCGGCGAGGCCGCCCCGCCCGAGGCCTTGCCCCCGGGGACGCGGCTCGGCGACTACCAGGTCGTGCGCTTCCTCGGCCGCGGCGGCTTCGGCATCACCTACGAGGGCCGCCACGCCGAACTCGGCCGCCGGGTGGCCATCAAGGAGTTCTTCGTCGCCTCCGCATTCGACCGCCGGCCCGACGGCACCGTCACCATGGCGTCCTGGGCCGAGCGCACCGGCTACGACCGGACCATCGTGGAGGCGATGCTCGAGCGGTTCATCGAGGAAGCGCGCAAGATCGCGACCCGCTTCGACCACCCCGGCATCGTGCGCGGCGAGAACTTCTTCCGCCTGAACGGCACGGCCTACCTGGTCATGAGCTTCGTCGAGGGGGTGCCGTACGGGACCGCCCTGAAGCGCCTCGCGGCCCTCGGCCGGCGCCCCGACGAGGCGGCGCTGCGCACCGTCTTCGAAGGGGTCTTCGACGCCGTCGAGTACCTTCACGACGCCAACGAGCTGCACCGCGACCTGAAGCCCGACAACATCATGATCCGGCACGACGGCCGGCCGGTCATCATCGACTTCGGCACCAGCCGCACCGGCCTCGACCGCTCCAGCCTCACCACGGCCGCCTTCCAGAGCGCCGGCTACACCCCGCCCGAACAGATCGCCCAGGACGCGCTGGCGGTGATGGGGCGGACGACCGACATCTACGCCCTCGGGGCGACCCTCTACCGGGCCGTGACGGGAGAGGTCCCGGCCGCCGCGGATGCCCGCCAGTTCGCCTACCGCCCCGGGGGACCCGGCCAGGACCCCTACGTCCCCGCCGCGGCCGCCCTGCCACCCGGCGTCGACTACCGTCCCGGCTTCCTCCTCGCCATCGACCGGGCCCTGAGCCTCGACCCGCGCGACCGCCCCCAATCCATCCCCGAGTTCCGCGCCGCCCTCGGCTGGGACAGCCCCGCCGTCCCCGCCCGGGCCCCCGCCCGGCCCCCGGCCGCGCCGGAGCCCGCCACCATGCCGGTGGTCCGCAAGCCCGCCGCCGGGCTCGCCGGACGCCTCGTGCCCGCCCTTCTGGTCGTAGTCCTCATGGGCGCGACCGCCGCCGCGGCCCTGATGGTGCCGCCCTGGCTCGACCGCCGCGCCGACGAGGCCGCGCTGGCCGAAGCCGGTTTCGAGGTGGCCCGCCTCGACCCCCTCCTGCACGGCGCCGCCACGGCCGCCGCCCGCACGGAGGTCCGCCGCCGGCTCGCCGTGCTGGCCGAAGAGAAGGCGGCGCTCGAAGCCGCCGCCGACGATCCGGCGCGGCTGCGCGCGGTCGCCGCCGCCCCCTGCGAGGCCTGCGCCGCGAAGGCAGCCGCGGAGGCCCGCCTCGCCGCGCTCGCCCGGGATCCGCCGCGGACCGCCCGTCCGGCGCCGCCGCCGGCCGCCCCTGCCGAGCCCCCGGCGGCCCGGACCGCCGGTCCCGAGGGGAACGCCCCCGCCCCCGCCCGGCAGGCCGCCACCGTCCCCCCCGCGGCCGACGGCCGGCCCCCGCCCGTCGCCATCCCGCCGCTCCCCGCGCCGCCGGCCCCGGACGCCCTGGCGAAGCTGAAGGAGGCGGCCGCCGCCGGCGCCGCGTCCGCCCAGGCCGAGCTCGGCCGCCTCTTCGAGCAGGGCCTCGGCGTCGAGCGGAACGAGGCCGAGGCGGTCCGGCTCTACCGCCTCGCCGCCGCCCAGGGCGACCCCGCCGGACAGGCCCGCCTCGGCGATGCCACCCGGCGCGGCCTCGGCGGCCTCGCCCGGGACGACAAGGAGGCGGTCCGCCTCTTCGAGCTCGCCGCCGCCGCGCAGCACCCGGAGGCCGAGCACGCGCTGGGCCAGGCCTACGAGCGCGGGGCCGGCGGCCTTGTGCGCAGCGACGCCGAAGCGCTCCGCCTGTTCAGGCTCGCCGCCGCGCACGGCTCGGCCGAGGCCGCCGCGCGCCTCGGCGAGGCGAGCGAATTCGGCCAGCTCGGCCAGCGCCGCAACATCGAGGAGGCGGCCCGCTATGCCCGCCTCGGCGCCGAGCGCGGTTCGGGGCTGGCCATGGGTGCGCTCGGCTACTACTACGAGCGCGGGATCGGCGGACTGCCCCGCGACGAGGTCGAGGCCGTCCGGCTCTACCGGGCGGGTGCGGAGCGAAACGCCCGCAACGCCCTGAACGGCCTCGGCAGCGCCTACGACAGCGGCCTCGGCGGCCTGCCCGAGAACGACGTCGAGGCCGTGCGGCTCTACCGGCTCGCCGCCGACCAGGGCCTCCCGGCCGCCTCCGCGAACCTCGGGCTCCACTACCAGCGCGGCACCGGCGGGTTGCAGAAGGACGAGGCCGAGGCGGTCCGCCTGTACCGGCTCGCCGCCGATCGCAACTCGGACACCGGGCGCACTTATCTCGGCTGGGCCTACGAACTCGGCATCGGCGGCCTGCCCAAGGACGAGAAGGAGGCGGTGCGCCTCTACGAGATCGGCGCCCGCATCGGCTTCCGCTTCGCCCAGTTCCGCCTCGCCTCCGCGTACGAGCGCGGCATCGGCGGCCTCTTCCGCAACGAGGCCGAGGCTGTCCGCCTCTACCGGCTCTCCGCCGCCCAGGGCAACCGGGCCGCGGACGCGGCCCTCACCCGCCTCGGCTGGCCCCGCCAGTAG
- a CDS encoding SDR family NAD(P)-dependent oxidoreductase, producing the protein MSGPDLSGRHALVTGAGSGIGAAVARALAGAGARVSLAGRRREPLAETAAALGAQAGAIAILDVTDRAAVAAGVAAVEAEAGPVSILVNNAGRAASGPFERIAAETWDDMLAVNLTGAFLVTQAVLPGMLARRAGRIVNVASTAGLVGYPYVAAYVAAKHGLVGLTRALALEVARKGVTVNAVCPGFTETPLLDGSVATIVEKTGRTAEAARSDLARANPMGRLVTPEEVADAVVWLASPGAAAVNGQAIAIAGGEVMTG; encoded by the coding sequence ATGAGCGGCCCGGATCTTTCGGGACGGCATGCGCTGGTGACCGGTGCCGGCAGCGGCATCGGGGCCGCGGTGGCGCGCGCGCTCGCCGGGGCCGGGGCGCGGGTCAGCCTGGCGGGGCGCCGGCGCGAGCCGCTCGCCGAGACCGCCGCCGCGCTCGGGGCGCAGGCCGGGGCGATCGCGATCCTGGACGTGACGGACCGGGCCGCCGTGGCGGCCGGCGTGGCGGCCGTGGAGGCGGAGGCGGGGCCCGTCTCGATCCTGGTCAACAATGCCGGGCGTGCCGCGAGCGGGCCGTTCGAGCGGATCGCCGCGGAAACCTGGGACGACATGCTGGCCGTGAACCTGACCGGGGCCTTCCTGGTGACCCAGGCGGTGCTGCCCGGGATGCTGGCGCGGCGGGCGGGCCGGATCGTCAACGTGGCCTCGACGGCGGGGCTCGTCGGCTACCCCTATGTGGCCGCCTACGTGGCGGCCAAGCACGGGCTCGTCGGCCTGACCCGGGCGCTGGCGCTGGAGGTCGCGCGCAAGGGCGTGACCGTCAACGCGGTGTGCCCCGGCTTCACCGAGACGCCGCTCCTCGACGGCTCGGTGGCGACCATCGTGGAGAAGACCGGACGGACCGCCGAGGCGGCGCGTTCGGACCTGGCGCGGGCGAACCCGATGGGGCGGCTTGTCACGCCCGAGGAGGTGGCCGACGCGGTCGTGTGGCTCGCCTCGCCCGGGGCGGCGGCCGTGAACGGACAGGCGATCGCGATCGCGGGCGGAGAGGTGATGACGGGATGA
- a CDS encoding bifunctional salicylyl-CoA 5-hydroxylase/oxidoreductase gives MRIVCIGGGPAGLYFGLLIKKLDPAHSVTVVERNRPYDTFGWGVVFSDATMEAMRLWDPETAREIEDAFNHWDDIELLFKGTRQRTTGHGFVGIGRKKLLNILQKRCEDLGVELVFEREVDSDLEFPDADLVIASDGINSKIRNRYADVFQPDLVVRPNRYIWLGTDKSYDAFTFDFRKTEHGWFQAHIYKFDETTSTFIVETTEETFRAHGIDGFDQDRSIAFCENLFSEVLDGARLMTNARHTRGSAWLNFQRLVCGRWSHFNGRSHVVLMGDAAHTAHFAIGSGTKLAIDDAIELTKQFQAFGHAADRIPDVLEAYEAVRRVDVARIQNAARNAMEWFEVVGQRYADTMEPEQFMYSMLTRSQRISHENLRLRDKAWLEGYERWFARKCGIPVGNGRAAPPMFTPYRVRGVTLPNRIVVSPMAMYSAVDGMPNDFHLVHLGARAMGGAGLVFAEMTCPSPDARITPGCLGLWTEAQAEGFRRIVDFVHAQSAARFGIQLGHAGRKGSTSAPWDGEVPLTEGGWPLISASAVPYHADGPLPRAMDRADMERVLADFVRAAELAATTGADWLELHCAHGYLLSSFLSPLTNRRTDAYGGSHAGRARYPLEVFRAIRAVWPQDKPISVRLSCHDWAEGGNTPEDAAIYAALFKEAGADLIDCSSGQVWAEDAPVYGRLYQTPFSDKIRNEIGIGTIAVGAISEADHANSIIAAGRADLCAVARPHLADPAWSLHEAARIGLTDVPWPKQYLSGKRQYETNLARAATGAGK, from the coding sequence ATGCGCATCGTCTGCATCGGAGGCGGGCCCGCGGGGCTCTATTTCGGGCTCCTCATCAAGAAGCTCGATCCGGCCCATTCGGTCACGGTGGTCGAGCGGAACCGGCCCTACGACACGTTCGGCTGGGGCGTGGTCTTCTCGGACGCGACCATGGAGGCGATGCGCCTGTGGGATCCGGAGACCGCGCGCGAGATCGAGGACGCCTTCAACCACTGGGACGATATCGAGCTCCTCTTCAAGGGCACGCGCCAGCGGACGACCGGGCACGGCTTCGTCGGCATCGGCCGCAAGAAGCTCCTCAACATTCTGCAGAAGCGCTGCGAGGACCTGGGCGTCGAGCTTGTCTTCGAGCGCGAGGTGGACTCCGACCTGGAGTTCCCGGACGCGGACCTCGTCATCGCCTCGGACGGCATCAACTCGAAGATCCGCAACCGCTACGCCGACGTGTTCCAGCCCGACCTGGTGGTGCGTCCCAACCGGTACATCTGGCTCGGGACCGACAAGAGCTACGACGCCTTCACGTTCGACTTCCGCAAGACCGAGCACGGCTGGTTCCAGGCGCACATCTACAAGTTCGACGAGACGACCTCGACCTTCATCGTGGAGACCACCGAGGAGACCTTCCGGGCGCACGGGATCGACGGCTTCGACCAGGACCGGTCGATCGCCTTCTGCGAAAACCTGTTTTCCGAGGTCCTCGACGGCGCCCGCCTGATGACCAATGCGCGGCACACGCGCGGCTCCGCCTGGCTGAACTTCCAGCGGCTCGTCTGCGGGCGCTGGAGCCACTTCAACGGGCGCAGCCACGTGGTGCTGATGGGCGACGCGGCGCACACGGCGCATTTCGCCATCGGGTCGGGCACCAAGCTCGCCATCGACGACGCCATCGAACTGACGAAGCAGTTCCAGGCCTTCGGTCACGCGGCCGACCGCATTCCGGACGTGCTCGAGGCCTACGAGGCGGTGCGGCGGGTCGACGTTGCGCGCATCCAGAACGCCGCGCGCAACGCCATGGAGTGGTTCGAGGTGGTCGGCCAGCGCTACGCCGACACGATGGAGCCGGAGCAGTTCATGTACTCCATGCTGACCCGCTCGCAGCGGATCAGCCACGAGAACCTGCGCCTGCGCGACAAGGCGTGGCTGGAGGGGTACGAGCGCTGGTTCGCGCGCAAGTGCGGCATCCCGGTCGGCAACGGCCGCGCGGCGCCGCCGATGTTCACCCCCTACCGGGTGCGCGGCGTCACCTTGCCGAACCGGATCGTCGTCTCGCCGATGGCCATGTACTCGGCCGTCGACGGCATGCCGAACGACTTCCACCTCGTCCATCTCGGGGCGCGGGCCATGGGCGGGGCGGGGCTCGTCTTCGCCGAGATGACCTGCCCGTCGCCGGACGCGCGCATCACGCCCGGGTGCCTGGGGCTCTGGACCGAGGCGCAGGCCGAGGGCTTCCGGCGCATCGTCGACTTCGTGCATGCCCAGTCGGCCGCCCGGTTCGGCATCCAGCTCGGGCATGCGGGGAGGAAGGGCTCGACCTCGGCGCCGTGGGACGGCGAGGTGCCGCTGACGGAGGGGGGCTGGCCGCTGATCTCCGCCTCGGCGGTGCCCTACCACGCGGACGGCCCGTTGCCTCGCGCGATGGACCGGGCCGACATGGAGCGGGTCCTGGCCGACTTCGTGCGGGCCGCGGAACTCGCCGCGACGACGGGCGCGGACTGGCTCGAGCTCCACTGCGCCCACGGCTACCTGCTGTCGAGCTTCCTGTCGCCGCTGACAAACCGGCGGACGGACGCCTACGGGGGCAGCCATGCCGGCCGCGCGCGCTACCCCCTGGAGGTCTTCCGCGCGATCCGGGCGGTCTGGCCGCAGGACAAGCCGATCTCGGTCCGTCTCTCCTGCCACGACTGGGCGGAGGGCGGGAACACGCCGGAGGACGCGGCCATCTACGCGGCGCTCTTCAAGGAGGCCGGGGCGGACCTGATCGACTGCTCCTCGGGCCAGGTCTGGGCCGAGGACGCGCCGGTCTACGGGCGGCTCTACCAGACGCCCTTCTCGGACAAGATCCGCAACGAGATCGGCATCGGCACCATCGCGGTCGGGGCGATCTCGGAAGCCGACCACGCCAACTCGATCATCGCGGCGGGCCGCGCGGATCTCTGCGCCGTCGCGCGGCCGCATCTGGCCGACCCGGCCTGGTCGCTGCACGAGGCGGCCCGCATCGGCCTCACCGACGTGCCCTGGCCGAAGCAGTACCTGTCGGGCAAGCGGCAGTACGAGACCAACCTCGCGCGGGCCGCGACCGGGGCGGGGAAGTGA
- a CDS encoding class I SAM-dependent methyltransferase, which yields MADGPFRKTAVSAKAEPSQDRSIRLSPTPRLDEATVRAAYARWAPVYDFVFGRLALFGRFFDRAREAALAHINTRSGTVLEVGVGTGIALARYRPQLRVTGIDLSPEMLAVARRRVAAEKLDHVEDLLEMDATRLAFPDAAFDTVAVMFTITVVPHPDSVMAEVERVLKPGGEAVVISHFAAEGGWRRALEDRLTPITRKLGWRPDFPVARILNRPRLELVEIRPLPPIGIFSMVRLRRV from the coding sequence ATGGCCGACGGCCCCTTCCGGAAGACCGCGGTCTCGGCCAAGGCCGAGCCCTCCCAGGACCGCTCCATCCGCCTGAGCCCGACGCCGCGCCTCGACGAGGCGACCGTCAGGGCCGCCTACGCGCGCTGGGCGCCGGTCTACGACTTCGTCTTCGGCCGTCTGGCCCTGTTCGGCCGCTTCTTCGACCGCGCCCGCGAGGCCGCGCTCGCGCATATCAACACCCGGTCGGGCACGGTCCTGGAGGTGGGCGTCGGCACCGGCATCGCGCTCGCCCGCTACCGTCCGCAGCTCCGGGTCACCGGCATCGACCTCTCCCCCGAAATGCTGGCGGTCGCCCGGCGCCGCGTCGCCGCGGAGAAGCTCGACCATGTCGAGGACCTTCTCGAGATGGACGCCACCCGGCTCGCCTTCCCGGATGCCGCCTTCGACACCGTGGCGGTCATGTTCACCATCACGGTCGTGCCCCACCCGGACAGCGTCATGGCCGAGGTCGAGCGGGTCCTGAAACCGGGCGGGGAGGCGGTCGTGATCTCCCATTTCGCCGCCGAGGGCGGCTGGCGCCGTGCCCTGGAGGACCGGCTGACCCCGATCACCCGCAAGCTCGGCTGGCGCCCGGACTTCCCCGTCGCCCGTATCCTGAACCGGCCGCGACTCGAGCTCGTCGAGATCCGACCCCTGCCGCCGATCGGCATCTTCTCGATGGTCCGGCTCCGGCGGGTCTGA
- a CDS encoding serine/threonine-protein kinase produces MSQDEETVIVGRGHGPPEALPPGTRLASYEIVRFLGRGGFGITYEGRHSDLGRRVAIKEFFIDGAFQRENTGGVTRSGWADQTGYTDEVTREMLDRFIDEAKKIATRFDHPNIVKGENFLRLNNTAYLVMTFVEGRSYAAVLKEQSERGVRPSEADLRKVFEPVFEAVAYLHERDELHRDLKPDNIMIRADGTPILIDFGTSRSGLDRSSLTSNAFQSAGYSPPEQIAQDETVVLGRPTDIYALGATLYRAVTGRTPIAGDRRQLAFRPGGPGRDPHVPVAAALGEAAGAYRTGFLAAIDRALDLDPRRRPQSIAELGKALGWAPEPAVPSPPEPSPPPGPHPARRLRTVLAAGIALLLVGIAAGIWVWQSSRSDEALLTAAGYDETRLGLIADTAGRRTAAEARRRLDVVQAEARALAEAGTDLDRLERLASAPCEACLTRDTVRSRLAQARARRGGDLLPGPERDHPEAVRLLRLAAADGLADAEVNLGTAHERGRGGLPRDEAEAVRLYRSAAERGNARARYNLGTLHAKGLGGLAVDEAEAVRLYGQAADQGDELAMLALGMAYERGGGGLARDEARAARLYRQASDRGVPRASNNLGWLTERGAGGLPKDLTAAARLYKAAADRGDEFAIANYARFLQFGLGGIARDEAEAARLYRIAADRGNAVAQNNLAIFYQRGVGGVPQNEFEAVRLFRLAAEQGEENALNSLGFSYERGYGGLPRDEREAVRWYRKAVDRGSARGYANLGVAYARGIGGLQLDEAEAARLFQKAVDLGDEVGMFNLAILYARGGGGLPRDEREAARLYSVAADKGHLLALNNLANLFERGLGSIPKDEAEAGRLYRIAAERGSDYGQFNLGSFYERGAGGLAKNDAEAVRLYRLSAAQGNPRGQVALASAYERGIGGLPKDDREAVRLYRLAADQKDPAAIQALARLGQR; encoded by the coding sequence GTGAGCCAGGACGAAGAGACCGTCATCGTCGGCAGAGGCCATGGTCCCCCGGAGGCGCTGCCGCCCGGGACGCGGCTCGCATCCTACGAGATCGTCCGCTTCCTCGGACGGGGCGGGTTCGGCATCACCTACGAGGGTCGCCACAGCGATCTCGGCCGTCGCGTCGCCATCAAGGAGTTCTTCATCGACGGCGCGTTCCAGCGCGAGAACACCGGCGGCGTCACGCGCTCGGGCTGGGCGGACCAGACCGGCTACACCGACGAGGTGACCCGCGAGATGCTCGATCGCTTCATCGACGAGGCGAAGAAGATCGCGACGCGCTTCGACCATCCCAACATCGTCAAGGGCGAGAACTTCCTCCGCCTCAACAACACCGCTTACCTCGTGATGACCTTCGTGGAGGGCCGCTCCTACGCGGCCGTCCTGAAGGAGCAGTCGGAGCGCGGCGTCCGCCCCTCCGAGGCGGACCTGCGCAAGGTGTTCGAGCCGGTCTTCGAGGCGGTCGCCTACCTGCACGAGCGCGACGAGCTGCACCGGGACCTGAAGCCCGACAACATCATGATCCGGGCGGACGGCACGCCGATCCTGATCGACTTCGGGACGTCCCGCTCCGGCCTCGACCGCTCCAGCCTGACCAGCAACGCCTTCCAGTCCGCCGGCTACTCGCCGCCCGAGCAGATCGCGCAGGACGAGACCGTCGTGCTCGGCCGGCCGACCGACATCTACGCCCTCGGCGCCACCCTCTACCGCGCCGTGACCGGCCGCACGCCGATCGCCGGCGACCGCCGCCAGCTCGCCTTCCGCCCGGGCGGCCCCGGCCGCGACCCCCATGTCCCGGTCGCCGCGGCGCTCGGCGAGGCCGCCGGCGCCTACCGCACCGGCTTCCTCGCCGCCATCGACCGCGCGCTCGATCTCGACCCTCGCCGCCGCCCGCAGTCGATCGCCGAACTCGGCAAGGCCCTCGGCTGGGCCCCCGAGCCCGCCGTTCCCTCCCCGCCCGAACCGTCCCCGCCGCCCGGACCGCACCCGGCGAGGCGTCTGAGAACCGTGCTGGCGGCGGGCATCGCCCTGCTCCTCGTCGGAATCGCGGCGGGGATCTGGGTCTGGCAGTCGTCGCGGTCCGACGAGGCCCTGCTGACGGCCGCCGGCTACGACGAGACCCGCCTCGGCCTCATCGCCGACACCGCCGGCCGCCGCACCGCCGCCGAGGCGCGCCGGCGGCTCGACGTCGTCCAGGCCGAAGCCCGCGCGCTCGCCGAGGCCGGCACGGACCTCGACCGGCTCGAGCGCCTCGCCTCCGCCCCCTGCGAGGCCTGCCTGACCCGCGACACCGTCCGCAGTCGCCTCGCCCAGGCCCGCGCCCGGCGCGGCGGCGACCTGCTCCCCGGCCCCGAGCGCGACCACCCCGAGGCCGTCCGCCTGCTCAGGCTCGCCGCCGCCGACGGCCTCGCCGACGCGGAGGTCAACCTCGGCACGGCCCACGAGCGCGGCCGCGGCGGCCTCCCCCGGGACGAGGCCGAGGCGGTCCGCCTGTACCGCTCCGCCGCCGAGCGCGGCAACGCGCGGGCCCGCTACAATCTCGGCACCCTCCACGCCAAGGGCCTCGGCGGCCTCGCCGTCGACGAGGCCGAGGCCGTGCGGCTCTACGGGCAGGCCGCCGACCAGGGCGACGAACTCGCCATGCTGGCGCTCGGGATGGCCTACGAACGGGGCGGCGGCGGCCTCGCCCGCGACGAGGCCCGGGCGGCCCGGCTCTACCGGCAGGCGAGCGACCGCGGCGTCCCGCGCGCCTCCAACAACCTCGGCTGGCTGACCGAGCGCGGGGCCGGCGGACTGCCCAAGGACCTGACCGCCGCCGCCCGCCTCTACAAGGCGGCCGCCGACCGCGGCGACGAGTTCGCGATCGCCAACTACGCCCGCTTCCTGCAGTTCGGCCTCGGCGGCATCGCCCGCGACGAGGCCGAGGCGGCGCGGCTCTACCGGATCGCCGCCGACCGCGGCAACGCGGTCGCGCAGAACAACCTGGCGATCTTCTACCAGCGCGGCGTCGGCGGGGTGCCCCAGAACGAGTTCGAGGCCGTCCGCCTGTTCCGGCTGGCGGCCGAACAGGGCGAGGAGAACGCCCTGAACAGCCTCGGCTTCTCGTACGAGCGCGGCTACGGCGGCCTGCCCCGCGACGAGCGCGAGGCCGTCCGCTGGTACCGCAAGGCGGTCGACCGGGGGAGCGCCCGCGGCTACGCCAACCTGGGGGTGGCCTACGCCCGCGGCATCGGCGGCCTCCAGCTCGACGAGGCCGAGGCCGCCCGCCTCTTCCAGAAGGCCGTCGACCTCGGCGACGAGGTCGGCATGTTCAACCTCGCGATCCTGTATGCCCGGGGCGGCGGCGGCCTGCCGCGCGACGAGCGCGAGGCGGCCCGGCTCTACTCCGTGGCGGCCGACAAGGGCCACCTCCTCGCCCTCAACAACCTCGCCAACCTCTTCGAACGCGGCCTCGGCAGCATCCCGAAGGACGAGGCGGAGGCCGGCCGGCTCTACCGTATTGCGGCCGAACGGGGCAGCGACTACGGCCAGTTCAACCTCGGCAGCTTCTACGAGCGCGGCGCCGGCGGGCTGGCGAAGAACGACGCCGAGGCCGTCCGCCTCTATCGCCTGTCGGCCGCCCAGGGCAACCCGCGCGGCCAGGTCGCCCTGGCGTCGGCCTACGAGCGCGGCATCGGCGGCCTGCCCAAGGACGACCGGGAGGCGGTCCGGCTCTACCGGCTCGCCGCCGACCAGAAGGACCCGGCCGCCATCCAGGCCCTCGCGCGCCTCGGCCAGCGCTGA
- a CDS encoding enoyl-CoA hydratase family protein — MSASSEMRAMLRPFKDYRARHFLFEAPGDGRVATIRLNRPDKKNPLTFESYAELRDLFRDLVYASDVRAIVLTGEGGNFCSGGDVFEIIEPLTRMAMPDLLAFTRMTGDVVKAMRRCPQPIVAAVDGVCAGAGAILAMAADLRFATPEARTAFLFTRVGLAGADMGACGILPRLIGQGRAAELLFTGRAMTAEEGQAWGFWNRVVARDALAGEAAALARSLADGPWFAHGMTKTMLNQEWAMGLEEMIESEAQAQAVCMATGDFRRAFEAFAAKAKPQFEGN, encoded by the coding sequence ATGAGCGCTTCCTCGGAGATGCGGGCCATGTTGCGGCCCTTCAAGGACTATCGGGCGCGGCACTTCCTGTTCGAGGCGCCGGGCGACGGGCGGGTGGCGACGATCCGGCTGAACCGGCCGGATAAGAAGAACCCGCTAACCTTCGAGTCCTATGCGGAGTTGCGCGACCTCTTCCGCGACCTCGTCTACGCGTCGGACGTCCGGGCGATCGTGCTGACCGGCGAGGGGGGCAACTTCTGCTCGGGCGGCGACGTCTTCGAGATCATCGAGCCGCTCACCCGCATGGCGATGCCGGATCTCCTCGCCTTTACGCGCATGACGGGCGACGTCGTCAAGGCCATGCGGCGCTGCCCGCAGCCGATCGTGGCGGCGGTCGACGGGGTCTGCGCCGGGGCGGGGGCCATCCTCGCCATGGCGGCGGACCTGCGCTTCGCCACACCGGAGGCGCGGACGGCCTTCCTGTTCACGCGCGTGGGCCTGGCGGGGGCCGACATGGGGGCCTGCGGGATCCTGCCGCGCCTCATCGGGCAGGGCCGGGCGGCGGAACTCCTGTTCACCGGCCGGGCCATGACGGCCGAGGAGGGGCAGGCCTGGGGCTTCTGGAACCGGGTCGTGGCGCGCGACGCGCTCGCCGGCGAGGCGGCCGCGCTCGCCCGCTCGCTCGCGGACGGGCCGTGGTTCGCGCATGGCATGACCAAGACGATGCTTAACCAGGAATGGGCCATGGGCCTCGAGGAGATGATCGAGTCGGAGGCGCAGGCGCAGGCCGTGTGCATGGCGACGGGCGACTTCCGGCGCGCCTTCGAGGCCTTCGCGGCCAAGGCGAAACCGCAGTTCGAGGGGAATTGA
- a CDS encoding RidA family protein, with the protein MHEILQPEGWTKPVGYANGVAARGRMVFVGGQVGWNRFSEFETDDLVGQVRQTLQNVVDVLREAGAGPEHITSMTWYFIDKREYLDNLKGIGQAYREIVGRHYPAMAAVQVVALIEDRAKVEIQATAVVPD; encoded by the coding sequence ATGCACGAGATCCTGCAGCCCGAGGGATGGACGAAGCCGGTCGGCTATGCGAACGGGGTCGCGGCGCGCGGCCGGATGGTGTTCGTCGGCGGCCAGGTGGGCTGGAACCGCTTCTCGGAGTTCGAGACCGACGACCTCGTCGGCCAGGTCCGCCAGACGCTGCAGAACGTGGTCGACGTGCTGCGCGAGGCCGGCGCCGGGCCGGAACACATCACGTCGATGACCTGGTACTTCATCGACAAGCGCGAATATCTCGACAACCTGAAGGGGATCGGGCAGGCCTACCGGGAAATCGTCGGCCGGCACTACCCGGCGATGGCGGCCGTGCAGGTGGTCGCGCTGATCGAGGACCGCGCCAAGGTGGAGATCCAGGCGACCGCGGTCGTGCCGGACTGA